DNA from Pajaroellobacter abortibovis:
TCGATCTGCAGCGGCAAATACGGATGCTTCCCAAGCCTGTGATTGCAATGGTAGCAGGATATGCAATTGGGGGAGGACATGTCTTGCATATGGTTTGCGATTTGACGATTGCAGCTGAGAATGCGCGATTTGGTCAGACAGGACCTAAGGTAGGCAGTTTTGATGCAGGATATGGAGCCTCTTATATGGCCCGCATTATAGGTCAGAAAAAAGCGAGGGAAATATGGTTTCTCTGCCGACAATATACGGCTCAGCAGGCATTGGAAATGGGGCTTGTTAATGCTGTGGTCCCTTTGGAAGAGTTGGAGCGTGAGACCATTCAGTGGTGTCGAGAGATCCTGAAGCATAGCCCTACTGCGTTGCGTTTCTTGAAATCAGCTCTTAATGCAGATTGTGATGGACAGGCTGGACTACAAGAACTTGCGGGAAACGCAACGCTTCTTTTCTATTTGACTGAAGAAGCTAAGGAAGGGCAACGTGCATTTTTAGAAAGGCGAAAGCCCGACTTCAAGAAATATAAGCGATTTCCATAAAGGGAGGTTTGGTGAAAGAGGAGCGAGGTTTCCTTTCTACCCTTAACATCTGGTGGCTTGCTTGTAGGCCTGCTACGTTGACATTGACAGTAGCCCCAGTTTTGGTTGGCACTGCAGTGGCTTACGCCCAAGGACAAGTTCAGTGGCTTGTTTTCCTGATTACGTTGCTGGGAGGTCTCTTGATCCAGATCGCTACCAACCTAGCCAACGATCTGTTTGACTATGAAAAAGGGGCAGACACTGCTATGCGAGTAGGGCCTCTGCGTGTTACACAGGCTGGTCTTTTAACGACCGCTCAAATGAGAAAAGGGCTCTGGACAGTGTTGACCATGTCCTTGGGTGCAGGGGTATATCTAGTCTGGAAAGGGGGAATGATCCTTGCGATAGGAGGGATTCTTTCCCTTCTGTCCGCTGTGGCGTATACGGCAGGTCCTTATCCCCTGGCATATCATGGGCTTGGTGATCTTTTTGTGATGCTTTGCTTCGGGTTCTTCGGGGTGTGCGGGACGGTTCTTGTGCAGTGCGGTTTAATTCCGAAGCTGGCTTATATGGCCTCCGTCCCTGTAGGGGCTATGGCTACGTCAGTGCTTGTCGTCAATCATATTCGCGATAGAGATGAAGATGCGGCCTGTAATAAACGTACGCTTGTTGTCAAATGGGGAACTTCTTTTGGTCAAAAAGAATACCAATTTCTCTTAGGTACTGCTTATGGTATGGTCATTTGGATTGGATTTTCGGGTCTCTGCTCAAAAGGGGTTTGGCTGCCTTGCTTGACCTTCCCCTACGGGTGGAAATTAAGACGTGCGGTTCTTAACAAACCCAGACAGGAGCTCAATGAGGTGTTAAAAAAAACGGTTCAATTGTCTTTCTTCTTTTCTTTGCTGATGGCAATAGGACTTCTCTTCCCTTCCTTGGATTGAACGGATATGTTAAGCAGCTGGCCATTCTTTTCTCCTGCTTTTGATTCCCTTTGCATATTGCAGGCTGCTGATGAAGCACCTGATCAAATTGCTCTCATTTCACGATCGCGGACTTATTCGTTTCGCGAATTAGCTCAGTCAGTCCAATTGATCGCTGCGCAGCTTGCTCCTTTTATCCAGGAAGAGAGACGGATGGCTCTTCTACGCGTATCGACTGGAGTAGAGTCTCTTTTGGTTATCTATGCACTTTTGCAGTGTCGGATCCCTTTTGTTCCTTTGCATCCTCGTCTGACCTCTTTTGAAGAGGAGACCATCGCTCAGGATGTTGGGACGGATCTTCTAATAAAAGTTGATCCTGATCGAGGAATTCTACCCAACATTTTACAGGCTATCGATACTTCCAATGCACCTTTCTTTCCTCTGGATTTAGCAGTGTTGATGTATACCTCGGGTACTACGGGTAAGCCCAAGGGAGCGCTTCTTTCACGCTCCGCATTGATGGCTAGTGCGCAAGCGAGTGCTGCTCGCCTCGGATGGAATTCAAAAGACCGATGGCTTTTGTGTATGCCTATCTGTCATATGGGTGGACTGTCTATCGTCCTCCGTACACTTATTGCTAGGCGATGTGTTGTTGTTGAATCTGGGTTCGATCCAGACGCGGTTCTCTGGCGAATTGAGCGTGATCGGGTTACGTTACTTTCCCTGGTTCCTTCGATGTTACAGCGTTTGCTCAGTATCGATCGAAGGAATATTCTCTCTCGACTTCGCGCTCTTCTTCTAGGGGGAGCTCCTACCCCTGTTCGTTTAATAGAGGAAGGCAAGAAGCGAGGAGTGCCTATTCTTCTAACATATGGATTGACGGAGGCCTGCTCTCAAGTAGCTACTCAGATGCCAGGACAAGAAATCGGCGAGGAGGGATGTGTGGGCTATCCGTTACCTGGCTGGTCGGTCGAAGTTGTAGGGGAGAAAGGGGACGGGCTGATCGGGGGAGATGTGGGACGGATTCGGATTCGGGGTTCTTCTCTGATGACGGGATACTGGAGACATCCCCCTTTAACAGAAGATGGATTTGATACAGGAGATCTGGGACGGATCGATGAAAAAGGTCTTCTGTACATTTATGGGAGAAGGACGGATTTGATGATTACAGGAGGGGAAAACGTATATCATGCTGAAGTCGAGCACGCGATCCAAGCTTGTCCGGGAGTCCTGAGAGTTTTGGTGTTTGGCGTTCCGGATGAAGTATGGGGTCAGCGAGTAGCTGCTCTCATTGAGGTGGATCCTGGACAGACTATTTCAGAATATGCCCTTTGGGAAACAATCTGCTCCCGTCTTGCTCCGTATAAGAGGCCAAGACTGGTCGCTTTGGTTCCCTCTCTTCCTTTGTTACAACAGGGGAAAATCGATAGGAATCAAGCGCGGATCCATTTTGAACGTTGGCTCCGTCCGTGGCCACCCCCTTCCTTTGAGCTCACAGAAAAAAAACGCGTTTCGCATCCTTGCGATTCTTTTAGCACAGATGATTTCTCTATCACTCTGTCTTATCGGTAAGCCAGGTGCGAATAGAAGGAGGAAGAGGGGATGGCCGATGGTGAATGATGTCCAGGCAAACATGGACAGTGCTACCTGAGGCTGCTTTTTGATAGAACGCTCCCTGTTTGCAAATGCGATAGGCAAGAGTGAAGGAAGTCTTGCCTAGAAAGACAGATGTGATCTCCACGCGTAGCCGATCTCCAAAACGGAGAGGGAGGTGATAATCAGCTCTTGCGTGTACTAAAGGGAATAAAAAAGTTTGTGGATGGGCTGAATGAAAAGAGAGAGGGGATTGATGACCAATCCATTCCATGTAGGCGTCGTGGAAATATTCAAAGAACCTAGCAAAAAAGACAATCCCCGCCGCATCGACATCTTGAAAACGAACGGATCGTTCCGTTTTAAAAATCCATTCTGTTTCTGTTGAAACAGAAGACAAACCTGGGTTGTCTATATGCTCCTTTGCAATGAGAGGCTTGGAGGAGTGTGTTCTTGCTTTGAATTGCATTCAACGTGAGCTTACTCTTTATATTAACATTTTGGATTGATCCATCAGAGGATTCATATATAGCTCACCCATTAGTTTGCTCTTTATTACTGCCTGTGTAAAGTGATTTAATGAAGGAGTTAAATGGGGGATGGGAGGAAACAGCCTGTTGGTTAATCTGACCTGATCTATTGGGGCGGAGGGATTATCTGTGTGATGACAGGGGGGTGCCAAAAGGATAGGTTTTTTAGATCATCAGAAGGGGATATCCCAGAATGGATACACCTCGAGAGAGAAACAATGACTTCGGGTTTTGCTTCGGGCGTGATCCGGGAACCCTGCATTTTTAAATCCTTTTGGATGCTCCAAACACCGATTACAGTAGAATAGTATCGTGCGTGTATACAGGCTCAAGCATTTCGGGTTCCTAGTTTAAATACAGCACCCTGTATGGCTAAACAGGGGTCTTGGTACTTGCAATCGACCTATTCGGAAGAGCCTTTGCACGATCAACTCCCCGTCACTTGTATAACCTTCCAAGAAGCGGCCTCGTACTGTCGGTGGATAGGAGGAAAGCTCTTCACTTTGGAGTGGCTATTGGCAGCACAGGGGAAAGGTGTGCGGTTGTATGCTTGGGGAAATGAACAGAAAACCTGTGCGCATCATGGGTTCCACGATTATTTTGCGGGGGGATGGAGCCTGTGTTGGGAGGGGGAGTGGGGAACCCAAAATGCGCTTTGGGTCAAGCAACATCCAGCTGGGAAATAGCCATCGGGGATGGAGGATGTGCTTTTCACTCTTGCAGAGTTGCTGGCTGGTGCTAAGAACTCTAACCTTGGGGCATGTGCTTCAAATGCTTCATATATTGTGGGAACAGGCGCTTGCTCTGCTACGATTGAATGGGTGGGACCTGTGGTCCAGTGGGTTCGAGATGCGGGAGTCAGCAAAGAGCAAGTTCCTTATGGATTTCGATGTATGATGAATGAAGGAAACTGAATGAGGGGGAAGAGGGGATGCCTATGACTGATGCTGTTCATCTTTCTATTCCTCGTCTCCTTTGGATCGGGATCGGATCATAAAGAATCAGTCCTCTTGCAGCTTCACGCGCTGCTAGAATTTTGCTTTTTGGCACTCTCTTACTCTCATAAAAAAGGTAACCTCGTGGGATGGAACAATGGTCGAATTCGTCTTAGCAGATGCTTGGGTAGTCTGTTCGCTACGTGCTGTTGATGTGTGTCCAGATGAACTCGATCCGCCCCAAGAGATTCTTTTAACTCACGATCGACATTTGGAAGCATTGAAATTGAAGATGAAAGGGGTGACATGTGGCCTTCCTGCAGTAGATGAGGCACTATCCTAGAAGGTGAGCCTGGGATATCAATGGTATGTGCTAAGGAAGGAAGAAACATATAACTGAGACTTAGGAATAGCTCCCTATCGTGCGGTTGAACTGATGGAGAAAAAGAACTGTTCCTATTTGGTTCATGAAGGTGGTCAGCAATCTTAACAAGCATCTAAGCAAAAAGTAAAAAATCGGTCTCGGAATCGGATCGGCCTCTTATTGAATTGTGTATTGCCTCCAGGCTGTGTCAGTAAGCTCCCGGTATTAGCAGGGGGAGAAGCGCTCTTTCTGCCTATGTATGAGCAAAAACAACTATTAGAAATGGTCCGTAAACGTTCCCAGGTTCTGTGTTATCTTATGCTGAGTTAGCTTCTGCAGCCACTCAATGAAGCTATGTCTTGCGCTCTTCATCGGAAGAGAGAAAGGGAAGTGAGCGAGTGTGTTGAAACCTATCCCCCAGAGCAAGACAGCCATGAGAAAGAGAGATAAAAGTAAGATCAGGGTGTCAATTTAGTGGCTGCTGTGCAGCTCCATAAGATACGATCTCGAGCTAGGAAATATTTGCGCTCCTGGCATGAAATGGAAGTGCGCGATCCCACCGAGGGGGCTCTCCTTCAGGACGTTAACAGAGGAGAATTAGAAACCTAATTCTTGGCACTAGCGAGGAAGTCCGTTGGTTCCGCATAGACCGAGCGGGGGGCTTCCCCATGGAGACATATCCTTTCTCCGAAAGGAGGGGATTCAGGACGTCTGGAAGAAGGACAATAGTTGGAAAGAATGAAAAAGGATTGGGCAGATATCGATATCCAGGATCCAGAAGTTCATCTTTTTCTTTAACTAGCGTGTTAGTTGGATGCGCTCAAATTAAAAAAATCGCCTCAACAGGGGGAGCATAATGGTGGACTGGATGAGCAGATTTCTGAAGAAAGCATGTATCATTCGATCGAATCCCATTTTGGTTTTTCAGGGAGCTTTGGAGGTCAGGAAAGTGAAACGCTCTCGACTCTCGATGTGCGGCAGGAATATGAATTATTTTCTTTATGGAAAATACATAAGAACTCCTACTCGCACAGAGTAGGAAATTCGTCTCTTACATCAGTTATTGCCCAAACAGTATCATTTGCACTCTGGTCAAGAATGGTGGGGAGGCGCGATGGACATCCGGGAGAAGATTACAGAGCAGGTGGAAGCGGATGGGGTTTGGCTTTACTTGTCTTCTGATCTTCAATTTATCCCTAAGGACAATTATATCCCTAAGGATTTACCTGAGATAAAGCCTTTCTGCCAGGAACTTCTGGCCTATCATTTAGAGGACGTGATTGTCCCTCTCCCTTCTCGCTCTGAGCAGGAGCCTGGTTCTCTCAGGGCAGAGAAGAGGAAGCCACTTCTCTGCAAGAAGCTAAGTGGCTTCTGGGGTTAACGGCAGCCCTTGGGGTTGTTCGTGAACGACTCCTGAATGTGTTGGGGATGGAATCCCATGCATTCTAACAGTTTCCAGAAGGATTGATTGAATCTGCAACTCATACATTAAACTTGATAGAAACAGCGATTGGTCCAGTAGGCGTGGGCATTAATCCACTTCTTTCGACCAGACCATTTACTGATCAGCTTATGGACCCTATTCTTAATAATGATGAGGTTAAGATTTCTTATCAGTCTTCTGTGCCTGTTGGGTCTGTGTTTGAAATTCCTTGCGAGGAGCAAACGAAAACGAAAGAAGTTCCTATCTGGTGCGTTACCTTGTTTTTCCCCTATGGGGATTCTTGGATGGATGAATCTTCTCTCTCTTCCGTGACGCTCTGCGCAGCGCCTAAAAACGGACTGACTGCGAACTTGGTAAGGCATCCTGGTCCATTGGGATAGGATTCGGGTCTGTGACTGAATTCCTCGCACAAGACTCATCTCTCAAGATGGGAAATCTGGTAGAAAAAAAAGTTTTCTCCAATTTGAAGGTCCCTTTGGTCAGTGCAATTTTCACAAAAGCGTGGTGCTGGATGACCGCTTTTAGTCTCTGGAGAGAAGCTCTCTGGACTGCACTATTTTTAGGGTGGGATAGAGTATTTCTTGAGCTTTGGAGGGGTTCTCAATGCTCTGCTCAGTCGCTGATAGTCGAGGAACCCAATCCGAGTCAAACGCTGTTTGATGGTTTTGGGATGACACGCAAGTGGGATCTGCTTTCTGACCCAGCTTTATTAAGACATTTTGGTGCAGCTGGGTCGTTATTTGATACTTTATAAGTAAACAAGAAGGCAATCTTACCATAACAGCTACAGAAACAAAAAGCCGTGGGGTAGAATAGCTTTCTCAAAAAGCACTTTGTAGGGAACATAATCTGGATTGTTCTTTACCTGTCCAGTTATTTTCATTGCCGGGGAATCAGTTATAGAAAGATTAGGCGGAGTATCAAGAAGAGGGCTCGGAGAAAAGGTGGAATCGTCTCATCGATCGCTGTATGATCTTTTCCCAGGAAGAAAAGATCTCTCAAGACCTGGAGTGCTTGGTTGCGATCATGTTACAGAAGTTGGAAGTCCCGATTCCTCTGGCCGTTTCCGTCATCGAATACTGGCGTGATCCTGTGACCCATTCCTTTAATAAATTTCGAGGTGGAACTCTTCATGCTGTTCTTCTTGACCAATAGAAGGCTCTTCAAAAATTCTAGCAAGAGGCCAAAGAATTGGTGATGTCGACGTGGGTTATGCAAGAGAATGGATGAGTTTAAAGTTGGATATCGAGCCGTAACCATTTGTCACGAGTCCCCCTCTGTGGTCTGAGCAGATTTACGAGTATGACCTGAATGTGCCTCAGACGGTAGGGTTGTGGGTGGTAGATCAGGAGGCTGGTGGCATTTATATCAATCGAGTCTTTGACTACATCAACAATCTAGAACATGTGATGCAGGGGTGTTCCATGGATAGGCCGTCTACAGTTACGAAGCGAGACGCTGAAGTGGTTTGCTTGCTGCCTCCGTTTCCTTGTGGAGTTTAGTTTCTAGGGTGTTCCATGGACAGGCAGAAGGGTGGTGCTACTGGTGTACTGATATTCCAGGGGGATTGGGTCTCCGCGTCTTCTCCAGCGGAATTATCTGCGGCATGTTGGGGGATAGGTCCCTAACCAGGCTCAGTTAATGTTTCGACTGGATCCGTGGAGGCATCTGATTCGGGATAGATCTGAATGGCCATATCGCGATCGGTATCATGTCAGGTGGGAGCAGCTTGCTGTAAGTGTGAAGTAGAAAAGTATCTTGGATTGCATGTTGCCGAGGAACCCTGTCGGTGTGAAACAGGATCATTCTTGTGCGACACATTGTCTCACGTAGGTCCTGTATGGGTTACCAATTATCGGCAAGAATGGTGCCTATTTTTGGGATGGACTTGGAAAAATTGAAGGGGGAAAAGTAATTCTTCGCGAAGATTGGTTAAAAGGATTAATCAAGGATGGGATGATGATGCGATCAAAGCCGTTGGACGTATGGAATTCCAAAAACGTCCTTTAGGAGGCACATATCACCTCACTTTTCGACTTGGTCCGGAGGTGAGACTGGGGAGTATTGAGCAGATTCAATTGTTGATGTGGTTGACTTACTGGGTCAAGCAGCAATAAAAAAGGAAGGAAAGGAGGGACTTTATAGTGAAAAGGCTTTCCTTAAATAAGCCCGAGCGCTAAAGATAAGTACTAGGGAAGATGCTGTACGTTGTGTATTCGAATCGTCAAGAAGAGCTCGTGGATGAGATGGCGGAGAGGATGGAACAGCGGGAAAGCATTTTTAAACTCGCGCATCTGATTGTTCCTAATCGAAGTGTTGAGGAGTATGTCAAGATGCGTGCAGCATCTTCTTCAAAAAAGATGATTGGATCGCTCAAAACACATACTTTGTCTGAATGGTTAGAAGAGATTTTATTCTGCTTTAATCCTTGTTCCCGTTATGCAGATAAGGAAGTGATGCGCAATCTCCTGCTTGACCTTTTTCATAGCGAGGAGATTCTTGAACGACCAGAATTAGCCCCTGTTCGATATTACCTTCAGCGTGCGATGGGGGATCCAAAGGCTCATGCACAAAGGTGCTTTCAGTTAGCGGAGGAAGTGGCGTCCTCTTTTGAGGAATATCATTTTCACGATCCTGAAAAGGTTTTACGATGGACTGAGTCAGGAGCCGTCCACCAGGATGGAGACAATGCAGATGAGTTATGGAGGGCTTTCCTCTGGAATATGATCTTCAATAGAGCAAATGTGGAATCCGGTGGCTTGATAACGGCTCGCAGCCACTCTGTTCCATTTGTCTCTTTATTGCATCAGGAATTCTCTTTCTTCTGGAAAGGGGGAGGTCCTTTTTATTTCTTTGGCTTTCCTTTCTTCCCAAAAGGTATCTATGAGCTGTTTAGACGTCTTTCAGACAAGGCTGATCTATGGGTGTTTAGCATGAATCCATGTCAGGAATATTGGGAGGATATTGAATGCATGCCGAGCCATATCTTTTGTGAAAGGACAGCATCGGTTGGGCAGGAGATAGGTGGATCCATGCAAGAAGGAAAAGAACTTTTTCCTTTTGATCCCGTCCTTCTTAAATCATTGGGGAAAGTGAGTCAGTCCCATGTACGCATGCTGGACGATCTGACTCAGGGAAATCGGATCGATTGTTTCCATGATCCTCTAAAGGATGGAAATTCTCTTTTGCATTATCTCCAACATGATCTTTTGACACGCGCATGGACAGTGCGAGAGGAAAAGGACAGACAAAAATGGAAAACCGATCAGAGTGTTTCTATCCTGTCTTGTTCAAGCGTTCGGCGTGAACTGGAAACGATTGGAGAAGAAATCTGGAAGTGGATTCGACACAATCATGGACAAGAGGCAAGGCCGGGCGCTTCGCTTTGTTTTGATGAGATAGCCGTTATGGTCTCGGATGCGGAGTGGTCGCGGTATGTCTCTCACATTTCTGCTGTGTTTGAAGAGATGCATGGGATCCCCCATGTCATGTGTGATATTCCTCTTTCTTCTATTTATCCTTCGGTAGAGGCTATCGATATTCTTCTAGGACTTCCAGCAAAACAGCTTACGTATTCGGAATGGATTCGATTGATCCGTCATCCTGCATGCATCCACTGGACGGATGGTCAAGGAGTTGAACTATGGGAACGATACCTAAAACGTTTTGGGGCTATTGTGGGGGTAGCGGAGGAGACAGGATCACAGGACCCCTTCCGCGGTGATCTTGCGAATTGGGAGCGCGCATTGCGTAGACTTGCACTAGGCATCTTCATGGCGGGAGATCTTCATTCTTCAGGAGCCCCTTTTCGAGCAGGAAAAATGGGCATACTTCCTGTGGAAACTTCTCCTTCTGAAATGCATGTCGTTGCTCAATTGCTTAGTGTTTTTCGTTCACTACTAGCTGATATACGGTTTGCTCGTTCTTCTTTGCTAACTGGGAAAGAGTGGGTTTGCTTTTTCTGTGATCTGGTTTCTATGTATATTCGTCCTGCTGGAGGAGAGGATACACAGGCTTTTCTTGAAGTCAAACAGCATATTTCCTCTATGGGGAGTCATTATCCAGGGGACTTTCCTATTTCCTTTGAATTAGCTCATCAGTTGATTCAATCATCGCTCCACCAGCTTTCTGTTTCCAGAGGGGGAAGAGGAGTGAGGATTGGTCCCGTCTCCAGGCTAGAGGGGCTTCCTTTTCGAATAGTCTTTGGGATTGGCTTTGGTGAGACTTCCCCTTTTTCTTGTGATGGTGAGATGTGGAAGGTGAAACCCAGGGGTGAAATGCTATCCATCTATTCGTCTCGCGATCGGGATGCGTCCGTACTCTTGAGTCTTCTTTTGTCTGCACGCGAACGCCTGTATTTATCCTATGTGAATCAGGACGCCAAATCAGGTGAACGCACTCGACCATCCCTTTTGGTTGAAGAATTCATTCAGATCGTGCAACGGGACTATTTGGTGGATCAGACGGAATCGTTGCTTGTTCGCTCACCTTATCCCTGTCGTTACGATCCACGTCTTTTCCCTAGTTTATTTCCAGAAGAGGGGGGGACAGAGGAAGAGAGCATCCATCCTATTGCATATGCTGAGGCTTCTGCTTTGGCTCTTTGTCAGGGACACTTCGAACGGGTAACAGAAATTTCTTCGCCCTCTATTGCTTTAAAAGTCATTGCCCAGCGAATTTCTCTGCGGTCTCTTCGACGATTTTTGGAGGATCCTCTGCAGGAGTTTGTTAGGACCTCTCTAGGTCTTAAAAAACCTAGTCAAAAAGGGGAACCGTATGAGCCCTCTTTTTTTAAAATGCATCCGTGGCAAGCAGAATCTTTCTTACATGCTGTATGGATTCACGCTTGTAATGGAGGCCTGCCTCTAGAAAAAGTATACGATGAGGAAGTTTCTCTTCGTCGGCTCAAGGGGGAATTGCCAGTCGGTTGGTTTGCTGATGCTCAGCGTAGGCGTCATCTGCATATTTTACTTGGGTGGCAGAAGGTTGTTCGGGATCAATTGGGTGTCCCTCATGAACAGATCAAGACTCTTTGTTTTGGATCTCCTTGGGAAGGTGGAGGGGCTATGGAAGTACTCGCTCCTCTTTTACTAAAGGGGGGATATTCTACTCTGGTTTCTCAAGGTAGGCATTCTCTTGAGCTTTCGGGGATCGTAAACGCTTTCGCAGGGAATAATGGAATTTTTCTGTTTCGACGGAGTGCAGCAACCACTCGTTTTCACAAAGAGAAAGAGAAGCTTAGATGTTTTCTGAAATATGTGACCCTCTGCGCAGCAGGGATGATCCATGGAGAGGCTCCCTATCCGGCGCACATATGTACGGTCGATCCAACCCCTTCTGTTCGAACCATTTACTTCCCTTCGTTCTCCACTCAGAAGGCATTGGATTATCTTCATCAGATTGCTTCTGATTTGTTGAAGAATCCTCATTTTTACTTTTTCCCTTTTGAAGCGGTTGTGATGTTTCAGGAGTCTCAAGATGTCAAGGTAGTGGAGACTTGGATGGAGGAGGTACGGAATTCTGGGAGGGAAGACGGACATGCTATTGAATTGAACCAACGCTATCCATTACCTTCGTTAGCGGACATCGAAGAAATTCTCGAGAGGCGCTTTGGTCTTTTTTTCCATATGACGAGGTCAATAGAACCGTGATGGAATCTGCTTGGATTCGACCGTCTCTTCTGAATACGATTTCTCTTCGTCATCATGCGCTGATTGAGGCATCGGCAGGGACGGGAAAAACATTTCTTCTAGAAAATCTTTTGGTTGAGTTGCTGCTCAAGACAGACGTAAAAATTGAACAAATCCTTGTAGTTACCTTTACTGAAAAAGCGGCACGGGATCTCAAAAATCGACTGTATACAAAATTGAAGGTACTCGTGCAATCCTTTCCTAAAGGGGAATCTGTCTCTCCGGATCGGTGGCAACTGGATTGGGATGCCGTTCACAAACTTCATTCTGCTCTTTTTTCATTCGAGCAGGCTTCGATTTCGACGATTCATGGATTCTGTCATCATCTGCTAGCTCGACATGCTTTCGAACAGGGTCGTCTCTTTCAAGAAAGGAAAGTGGATGGAAAGGCTCTTTTTGCGGAAGTGTTTCGGGATGCCCTCTGTTGTGATCTTGCCCAGGATCAACAAACCCGACGTTGGATTGAAACCGCTTTGGAAGTTGGATGGGACGTTGAGCAATTGGAAGAATTACTCTATTCCTGTATATCGGAGCGTGGAAGGTGGCAGCCTGAAAACATTTGTGTAGAACCTTTTCTTGAAGCTCT
Protein-coding regions in this window:
- the menB gene encoding 1,4-dihydroxy-2-naphthoyl-CoA synthase, which produces MSSVVWQKAGDFEDIRYEKSAEGIAKITIQRPEVRNAFRPKTIEEMQAVFTDVRDDLSIGVAILTGEGDQAFCAGGDQKVRGEGGYVGQDGIPRLNVLDLQRQIRMLPKPVIAMVAGYAIGGGHVLHMVCDLTIAAENARFGQTGPKVGSFDAGYGASYMARIIGQKKAREIWFLCRQYTAQQALEMGLVNAVVPLEELERETIQWCREILKHSPTALRFLKSALNADCDGQAGLQELAGNATLLFYLTEEAKEGQRAFLERRKPDFKKYKRFP
- the menA gene encoding 1,4-dihydroxy-2-naphthoate octaprenyltransferase translates to MKEERGFLSTLNIWWLACRPATLTLTVAPVLVGTAVAYAQGQVQWLVFLITLLGGLLIQIATNLANDLFDYEKGADTAMRVGPLRVTQAGLLTTAQMRKGLWTVLTMSLGAGVYLVWKGGMILAIGGILSLLSAVAYTAGPYPLAYHGLGDLFVMLCFGFFGVCGTVLVQCGLIPKLAYMASVPVGAMATSVLVVNHIRDRDEDAACNKRTLVVKWGTSFGQKEYQFLLGTAYGMVIWIGFSGLCSKGVWLPCLTFPYGWKLRRAVLNKPRQELNEVLKKTVQLSFFFSLLMAIGLLFPSLD
- a CDS encoding class I adenylate-forming enzyme family protein; amino-acid sequence: MLSSWPFFSPAFDSLCILQAADEAPDQIALISRSRTYSFRELAQSVQLIAAQLAPFIQEERRMALLRVSTGVESLLVIYALLQCRIPFVPLHPRLTSFEEETIAQDVGTDLLIKVDPDRGILPNILQAIDTSNAPFFPLDLAVLMYTSGTTGKPKGALLSRSALMASAQASAARLGWNSKDRWLLCMPICHMGGLSIVLRTLIARRCVVVESGFDPDAVLWRIERDRVTLLSLVPSMLQRLLSIDRRNILSRLRALLLGGAPTPVRLIEEGKKRGVPILLTYGLTEACSQVATQMPGQEIGEEGCVGYPLPGWSVEVVGEKGDGLIGGDVGRIRIRGSSLMTGYWRHPPLTEDGFDTGDLGRIDEKGLLYIYGRRTDLMITGGENVYHAEVEHAIQACPGVLRVLVFGVPDEVWGQRVAALIEVDPGQTISEYALWETICSRLAPYKRPRLVALVPSLPLLQQGKIDRNQARIHFERWLRPWPPPSFELTEKKRVSHPCDSFSTDDFSITLSYR
- a CDS encoding acyl-CoA thioesterase; the protein is MQFKARTHSSKPLIAKEHIDNPGLSSVSTETEWIFKTERSVRFQDVDAAGIVFFARFFEYFHDAYMEWIGHQSPLSFHSAHPQTFLFPLVHARADYHLPLRFGDRLRVEITSVFLGKTSFTLAYRICKQGAFYQKAASGSTVHVCLDIIHHRPSPLPPSIRTWLTDKTE
- a CDS encoding SUMF1/EgtB/PvdO family nonheme iron enzyme, with the translated sequence MAKQGSWYLQSTYSEEPLHDQLPVTCITFQEAASYCRWIGGKLFTLEWLLAAQGKGVRLYAWGNEQKTCAHHGFHDYFAGGWSLCWEGEWGTQNALWVKQHPAGK
- a CDS encoding exodeoxyribonuclease V subunit gamma, encoding MLYVVYSNRQEELVDEMAERMEQRESIFKLAHLIVPNRSVEEYVKMRAASSSKKMIGSLKTHTLSEWLEEILFCFNPCSRYADKEVMRNLLLDLFHSEEILERPELAPVRYYLQRAMGDPKAHAQRCFQLAEEVASSFEEYHFHDPEKVLRWTESGAVHQDGDNADELWRAFLWNMIFNRANVESGGLITARSHSVPFVSLLHQEFSFFWKGGGPFYFFGFPFFPKGIYELFRRLSDKADLWVFSMNPCQEYWEDIECMPSHIFCERTASVGQEIGGSMQEGKELFPFDPVLLKSLGKVSQSHVRMLDDLTQGNRIDCFHDPLKDGNSLLHYLQHDLLTRAWTVREEKDRQKWKTDQSVSILSCSSVRRELETIGEEIWKWIRHNHGQEARPGASLCFDEIAVMVSDAEWSRYVSHISAVFEEMHGIPHVMCDIPLSSIYPSVEAIDILLGLPAKQLTYSEWIRLIRHPACIHWTDGQGVELWERYLKRFGAIVGVAEETGSQDPFRGDLANWERALRRLALGIFMAGDLHSSGAPFRAGKMGILPVETSPSEMHVVAQLLSVFRSLLADIRFARSSLLTGKEWVCFFCDLVSMYIRPAGGEDTQAFLEVKQHISSMGSHYPGDFPISFELAHQLIQSSLHQLSVSRGGRGVRIGPVSRLEGLPFRIVFGIGFGETSPFSCDGEMWKVKPRGEMLSIYSSRDRDASVLLSLLLSARERLYLSYVNQDAKSGERTRPSLLVEEFIQIVQRDYLVDQTESLLVRSPYPCRYDPRLFPSLFPEEGGTEEESIHPIAYAEASALALCQGHFERVTEISSPSIALKVIAQRISLRSLRRFLEDPLQEFVRTSLGLKKPSQKGEPYEPSFFKMHPWQAESFLHAVWIHACNGGLPLEKVYDEEVSLRRLKGELPVGWFADAQRRRHLHILLGWQKVVRDQLGVPHEQIKTLCFGSPWEGGGAMEVLAPLLLKGGYSTLVSQGRHSLELSGIVNAFAGNNGIFLFRRSAATTRFHKEKEKLRCFLKYVTLCAAGMIHGEAPYPAHICTVDPTPSVRTIYFPSFSTQKALDYLHQIASDLLKNPHFYFFPFEAVVMFQESQDVKVVETWMEEVRNSGREDGHAIELNQRYPLPSLADIEEILERRFGLFFHMTRSIEP